From the Streptomyces sp. NBC_01216 genome, the window GCCCCGCCACGTCCCCGCGGCCGTCGTCCAGAGCGAAGAGAAAACGTCCGGAAAGCGCCGTCGTCCAGTCCTGCCCGCAGAGCAGGCCGTCCAGCTCGCGTGCCCACAACTGCACGTTCCCGCCGCCGATTCCGTCCACCCCGGCCAGCGGCGAGGCGACGATGTTCCGGATCCGCTCGTGCGCGGAGGAGGGCAGCAGCGCGGCGGCCGAGAGCAGCTCCGCCAGCCGGGCGTCGCAGCCCTCGGAGAGGCCCCGCAGCTCCACGTTCCCCCGGGACGTGACACTGATCCGTCCGTCGCCCAGAGTCTCCGCCGCGTCCGCCAGAACATGCGCCTGACGTGACGTCAGAACGCCGGCGGGCAGGCGTAGTCGAGCCAGGAGACCGTCATCGGCTGCGTGCAGCCGGAGCGCCCCGGGGCAGGCGTCGCCCCGGTCCCGCACGGGCGGTTCGCCCCGGTCGGGAAGGGGGGGTGGGATGGGCGGCATGGCGGCGAGCATACCCACGTCGTTCCGGCCGCCATCCCTGCGCCGGGCGGCCAGGATCTACTATGCAGACGGCATGGGGTCCCAGGACCCCGGGGAGGAAGCCCGGTGAGAATCCGGCGCGGTCCCGCCACTGTGAGCCGGCTCCGAAGACGGAGCCGGTGAGTCAGGAACTCCCGCCGTCCACACGACCACCCGGGGCGCGGACAACCCCGAGGAAGGCCTGCGCTCGCATGCGAATTCTGTTGCTGTCGCACTCCGACACCGACCTGCTCAGCGCCCGCGCGGCCGGCGGCCCGGTCGCGTACCGCTTCGCCAACCCCGCCCGCCTCCCGCTCGGCGACCTGCCCGGTCTCCTCGACGGCGCCGACCTCGTGCTGGTCCGCCTCCTCGGCGGCCTGCGCGCCTGGGAGGACGGGCTGCGGGCCCTGCTCGCCGAGGACCAGCCGCGGCCCGTCGTCGTGCTCTCCGGCGAGCAGGCCCCCGACGCCCAGCTGATGGAGTCGTCCACCGTCCCGATCGGCGTCGCCACCGAGGCCCACGCCTACCTGGCGCACGGCGGCCCGGACAACCTGGAGCAGCTGGCCCGCTTCCTCTCCGACACCGTGCTGCTCACCGGCCACGGCTTCGAGGCCCCGGCCGCCGCCCCCACCTGGGGGCCGCTGGAGCGCACCCCGCGCACGACCGACGGCCCGACCATCGCGGTGCTCTACTACCGCGCCCACCACATGAGCGGCAACACCGGCTTCGTCGCCGCGCTCTGCGAGGCGATCGAGGACGCGGGCGCCCAGGCCCGTCCGCTCTTCGTCGCCTCCCTGCGCGCCCCCGAGCCCGAACTGCTCGACCGGCTCCGCGACGCCGACGCCATCGTCACCACCGTGCTCGCCGCCGGCGGCACCAAGCCCGCCGAGGCCCAGGCCGGCGGCGACGAGGAGTCCTGGGACGCGGGTGCGCTCGCCGCTCTCGACGTCCCGATCCTCCAGGCACTCTGCCTCACCGGGTCCCGCTCGGCCTGGGAGGAGAACGACGAGGGACTGTCCCCGCTCGACGCGGCGAGCCAGGTCGCCGTTCCCGAGTTCGACGGCCGCCTGATCACCGTCCCCTTCTCCTTCAAGGAGATCGACGAGGACGGCCTGCCGGCCTACGTCGCCGACCCCGAACGCGCCGCCCGCGTCGCCGGGATCGCCGTGCGCCACGCCCGCCTGCGGCACATCCCGAACGCCGGGAAGAAGCTGGCGCTCGTCCTCTCCGCGTACCCGACCAAGCACTCCCGGATCGGCAACGCCGTCGGCCTGGACACGCCCGCCTCGGCCGTGGCGCTGCTCCGCAGACTGCGCGCGGAGGGCTACGACTTCGGCCCGGTCGAGGACCTCCCCGGCGTGGTCTCCGGCGACGGCGACGAGCTGATCTACGCCCTGATCGAGGCCGGCGGCCACGACCAGGACTGGCTCACCGAGGAGCAGCTGGCGCGCAACCCGGTCCGCATCCCGGCCGCCGACTACAAGCGCTGGTACGCGACCCTCCCGGCCGGACTCCGCGCGTCCGTCGAGGAACACTGGGGCCCCGCGCCCGGCGAGATGTTCCTCGACCGCTCCCGCAACCCCGAGGGCGACATCGTGCTCGCCGCCCTGCGCCGCGGGAACCTGCTGATCCTCATCCAGCCGCCGCGCGGCTTCGGCGAGAACCCGATCGCGATCTACCACGACCCGGACCTGCCGCCCTCGCACCACTACCTGGCCGCCTACCGCTGGATCGCGGCACGCGCCGAGGACGGCGGCTTCGGGGCGGACGCGATGGTCCACCTCGGCAAGCACGGCAACCTGGAGTGGCTGCCGGGCAAGAACGCGGGTCTGTCGGCGGCCTGCGGCCCGGACGCGGCGCTCGGCGACCTCCCGCTGGTCTACCCCTTCCTCGTCAACGACCCGGGCGAGGGCACCCAGGCCAAACGCCGGGTCCACGCGACGCTCGTCGACCACCTGGTGCCGCCGATGGCGCGCGCCGACTCGTACGGCGACATCGCGCGCCTGGAGCAGCTGCTCGACGAGTACGCGCAGATCTCCTCCATGGACCCGTCGAAGCTCCCGGCGATCCGTGCCCAGATCTGGACGCTGATCCAGGCCGCGAAGCTCGATCACGACCTGGGGATGGACGACCGGCCCGACGACGACGGCTTCGACGACTTCCTGCTGCACGTCGACGGCTGGCTCTGTGAGGTCAAGGACGCGCAGATCAGGGACGGTCTGCACGTCCTCGGCGGAGCGCCGGAGGGCGAGGCGCGGGTCAACCTGGTCCTGTCGATCCTCCGGGCCCGGCAGATATGGGGCGGCACCCAGGCGCTCCCGGGCCTGCGCGAGGCACTCGGCCTGGACGAGTCGGCCGCGACGCGCACCACCGCCGACGACGCGGAGGCGAAGGCGCGCGAGCTGGTCGAGGCGATGGAGGCCGCCGGCTGGTCGGTGCACGCGGTCGCCGAGGTCGCCGGCGGGCACGGCCCCGAGGTCGCCGCGGTGCTGCGGTTCGCCTGCGAGCAGGTCGTCCCGCGGCTCGCCGCCACGACCGACGAGCTGACGCACGCCGTCCACGCGCTGAACGGAGGCTTCGTGCCGGCCGGGCCTTCCGGTTCGCCGCTGCGCGGTCTGGTCAACGTGCTCCCGACAGGCCGCAACTTCTACTCCGTCGACCCCAAGGCCGTACCGTCCAGGCTGGCGTGGGAGACGGGCCAGGCCCTCGCCGACTCGCTGCTGGAGCGCTATCGCACGGACAACGGCGCGTGGCCGACCTCCGTCGGACTGTCGCTGTGGGGCACGAGCGCCATGCGCACGGCCGGCGACGACGTGGCGGAGGCCCTGGCCCTGCTCGGCGTCCGCCCGCTGTGGGACGACGCCTCGCGCCGGGTCAACGGTCTGGAGGCGATCCCGCCGGCGGAACTCGGCCGCCCGCGCGTCGACGTCACCCTGCGCATCTCCGGCTTCTTCCGGGACGCGTTCCCGCACGTCATCGGCCTGCTCGACGACGCGGTACGGCTCGTGGCCTCGCTCGACGAGCCCGCCGAGTCCAACTTCGTCCGCGCGCACGCCCAGGCCGACCTGGCCGAACACGGCGACGAGCGGCGCGCCACGACCCGGATCTTCGGCTCACGGCCGGGCACGTACGGCGCGGGCATCCTCCAGCTGATCGACTCGCGTGACTGGCGCACGGACGCGGACCTCGCCGAGGTGTACACGGTCTGGGGCGGGTACGCCTACGGCCGGGGGCTGGAAGGCCGCCCGGCGCGGGCGGAGATGGAGACCGCGTACAAGCGGATCGCGGTGGCCGCGAAGAACACGGACACCCGCGAGCACGACATCGCGGACTCCGACGACTACTTCCAGTACCACGGCGGCATGGTGGCGACGGTCCGCGCGCTCAAGGGCACGGCGCCCGAGGCGTACATCGGCGACTCCACCCGCCCCGAGACGGTCCGC encodes:
- the cobN gene encoding cobaltochelatase subunit CobN codes for the protein MRILLLSHSDTDLLSARAAGGPVAYRFANPARLPLGDLPGLLDGADLVLVRLLGGLRAWEDGLRALLAEDQPRPVVVLSGEQAPDAQLMESSTVPIGVATEAHAYLAHGGPDNLEQLARFLSDTVLLTGHGFEAPAAAPTWGPLERTPRTTDGPTIAVLYYRAHHMSGNTGFVAALCEAIEDAGAQARPLFVASLRAPEPELLDRLRDADAIVTTVLAAGGTKPAEAQAGGDEESWDAGALAALDVPILQALCLTGSRSAWEENDEGLSPLDAASQVAVPEFDGRLITVPFSFKEIDEDGLPAYVADPERAARVAGIAVRHARLRHIPNAGKKLALVLSAYPTKHSRIGNAVGLDTPASAVALLRRLRAEGYDFGPVEDLPGVVSGDGDELIYALIEAGGHDQDWLTEEQLARNPVRIPAADYKRWYATLPAGLRASVEEHWGPAPGEMFLDRSRNPEGDIVLAALRRGNLLILIQPPRGFGENPIAIYHDPDLPPSHHYLAAYRWIAARAEDGGFGADAMVHLGKHGNLEWLPGKNAGLSAACGPDAALGDLPLVYPFLVNDPGEGTQAKRRVHATLVDHLVPPMARADSYGDIARLEQLLDEYAQISSMDPSKLPAIRAQIWTLIQAAKLDHDLGMDDRPDDDGFDDFLLHVDGWLCEVKDAQIRDGLHVLGGAPEGEARVNLVLSILRARQIWGGTQALPGLREALGLDESAATRTTADDAEAKARELVEAMEAAGWSVHAVAEVAGGHGPEVAAVLRFACEQVVPRLAATTDELTHAVHALNGGFVPAGPSGSPLRGLVNVLPTGRNFYSVDPKAVPSRLAWETGQALADSLLERYRTDNGAWPTSVGLSLWGTSAMRTAGDDVAEALALLGVRPLWDDASRRVNGLEAIPPAELGRPRVDVTLRISGFFRDAFPHVIGLLDDAVRLVASLDEPAESNFVRAHAQADLAEHGDERRATTRIFGSRPGTYGAGILQLIDSRDWRTDADLAEVYTVWGGYAYGRGLEGRPARAEMETAYKRIAVAAKNTDTREHDIADSDDYFQYHGGMVATVRALKGTAPEAYIGDSTRPETVRTRTLVEETSRVFRARVVNPKWIEAMRRHGYKGAFELAATVDYLFGYDATTGVVADWMYDKLTETYVLDPENQAFLQEANPWALHGIAERLLEAESRGMWEKPDPAVLEGLRQVFLRTEGDLEGGDED